The Vairimorpha necatrix chromosome 11, complete sequence genome window below encodes:
- a CDS encoding putative SP-containing protein, producing MLFLLILRIIKGNIGNIIKHEEERVKQHTIDIPIQAIIDILIPFIRSIQTNENDQLTSHTEENEVLTTRTNENDDLNIRTEENLDLDIQLIENQDNSENNIQIGENLENEGIVSVITENTTRFINVRFLYDESNGLSYQLTEETAETIL from the coding sequence ATGCTCTTTTTGCTAATTTTGAGAATAATAAAAGGAAATATAGGAAATATCATTAAACATGAAGAGGAAAGAGTGAAACAACACACAATTGATATTCCTATTCAAGCAATTATAGACATTTTAATACCTTTTATTAGAAGTATTCAAACAAATGAAAACGATCAGTTGACTTCTCATACagaagaaaatgaagtCCTTACTACGAGGACAAATGAAAATGatgatttaaatattcgAACAGAGGAAAATCTTGACTTGGACATTCAGTTGATTGAAAATCAAGACAATTCTGAGaataatattcaaattGGCGAAAATCTAGAAAATGAGGGAATTGTTTCGGTAATAACAGAAAATACCACGcgttttataaatgttcgttttttatatgatgaATCTAATGGTCTTAGTTATCAACTTACGGAAGAAACAGCAGAGACTATTCTAtaa
- a CDS encoding putative SP-containing protein codes for MNMLFLLNIIRGELEITDKCEAGRVTRSTVNIPVPEPIIRLRQEELALQTTENNGLTIQNNENTLQNDHTGDTVDPNNQTGESSGSANFTEESFVNFLASGQTGRNTGLDFLLGENSGIDGHVEITTGDNTRAVIRIVEDGLNGLSYQLIQETNETSN; via the coding sequence ATGAACatgttgtttttattaaacataATAAGAGGAGAACTAGAGATAACAGATAAATGTGAGGCAGGACGAGTCACGCGCAGTACAGTTAATATTCCAGTTCCAGAACCAATAATCAGGCTTAGACAGGAGGAGCTGGCTCTTCAAACTACAGAAAATAATGGACTTACTATTCAAAATAACGAAAATACTTTACAGAATGATCATACAGGTGATACTGTTGATCCCAATAATCAGACTGGTGAATCTAGTGGATCAGCAAATTTTACTGAAGAAAGTTTTGTTAATTTTCTTGCTAGTGGTCAGACCGGCAGAAATACTGGATTGGATTTTTTGCTTGGTGAAAATTCAGGAATTGATGGACATGTTGAAATAACAACAGGTGACAATACACGTGCTGTTATTCGTATTGTAGAGGACGGGCTTAATGGGCTTAGTTATCAACTAATACAAGAAACAAACGAGACTTCTAATTAA
- a CDS encoding WD40 repeat domain-containing protein: MNNFSNIEDLFNTIPSTKISIVGIKNQVLNTSALITEPRYDRVINRFIDTKPFKILDAPGMIDDYYLNLLDWSKQDILSIGLSNSVYTFNYSKSEVSEAYTGDDLITSIKSNNNILSVGLNNGRNIFYDIEMNKVVMCRKNHDSRVCAQSWNDNLLCTGDKSGKIIVSDVRTNEYDVLLGHKQEVCGLEWSSDKKYIASGSNDNDIRIWHNNHIYKTLKDHKSAVKALAWCPWKTGILASGGGTKDKCIKMWDIYDGKKIGETQVNSQVCTLNYIHKYKELISSHGYVDNNIILWKASTMKEILSFGKHDNRVLHTALNPDNTILASVGGDENLKFWKISDKTKKLVKRASLGVR; encoded by the coding sequence atgaataatttttctaatattgaagatttatttaacaCAATTCCATCTACTAAAATCTCCATTGtaggaataaaaaatcaagtCTTAAATACCAGTGCTCTAATTACTGAACCAAGATACGATCGAGTAATCAACAGGTTTATAGACACTAAGCCTTTTAAGATCCTTGACGCCCCTGGTATGATAGACGACTACTATCTCAACCTTCTAGACTGGAGTAAACAAGATATTCTTAGTATTGGTCTCTCTAATTCTGTATATACTTTTAATTACTCCAAAAGCGAAGTGTCAGAAGCTTATACTGGTGATGATCTTATTACCAGtataaaatctaataataatattttatccgTTGGATTAAATAACGgtagaaatatattttatgatattgaAATGAATAAAGTCGTAATGTGCAGAAAAAATCACGATAGCAGAGTGTGCGCCCAATCTTGGaatgataatttattgTGCACTGGCGACAAATCGGGGAAGATAATCGTCAGCGACGTAAGAACTAATGAATATGACGTATTACTAGGCCATAAACAAGAAGTTTGTGGACTAGAATGGAGCtcagataaaaaatatattgcaAGTGGCAGTAATGACAATGACATACGAATATGGCACAATAATCATATCTATAAAACTCTAAAAGACCACAAATCGGCAGTAAAAGCCTTGGCTTGGTGTCCATGGAAAACAGGAATCTTGGCATCAGGAGGCGGAACTAAAGAcaaatgtataaaaatgtgGGACATTTATGACGGGAAGAAGATCGGAGAGACACAAGTAAATTCGCAAGTCTGTACATTGAACTATattcataaatataaagaactAATAAGTTCACATGGATATGTTGACAATAATATCATCTTATGGAAAGCAAGTACAATGAAAGAAATACTATCATTCGGGAAACATGACAACAGAGTCTTACACACAGCACTAAATCCGGATAACACGATATTAGCCAGCGTGGGCGGagatgaaaatttaaaattctgGAAAATTAGTGACAAAACAAAGAAATTAGTAAAGAGAGCGAGTCTGGGTGtgagataa
- a CDS encoding ribosome production factor 2 RPF2 produces MSKRSELLSILTTKKHKEIQKIFGKIRNNTTTLTRERLSDPFKQYSIVEQLLKKHDTKLFITFTSKHIIMGRSFNNEIIDMLKLKIKNYEKSYEGIVPAELNMKYAIMLINIKDERLSNFFIDFFNMKSSKICIENIKYTWVIAEYNGLIIIKYCRILENNELEDVGPCFELEMEDKFLCSEETYKKSMGNKEKVNKNITKNEFNDEIGILHIDKQDLRDIKTRKYRK; encoded by the coding sequence ATGTCTAAGAGAAGCGAACTGTTATCAATTTTAActacaaaaaaacataaagaGATCCAAAAGATATTTGggaaaataagaaataatacTACTACTCTAACTAGAGAAAGATTATCTGATCCATTTAAACAGTATTCTATTGTAGAAcaactattaaaaaaacatgatactaaattatttattacattTACTAGTAAGCATATTATCATGGGGAGATCTTTTAATAACGAAATCATCGACATGCtaaaacttaaaataaaaaattatgagaAATCTTACGAGGGAATTGTACCCGCAGAATTAAACATGAAATACGCTATAATGttgataaacataaaagacGAAAGATTATCAAACTTctttatagatttttttaatatgaaaaGTAGTAAAATATGTATAGAGAATATTAAATACACTTGGGTTATAGCAGAATATAACGgcttaattataattaaatattgtaGAATACTGGAAAATAACGAACTTGAAGATGTGGGGCCATGTTTTGAACTGGAAATGGAAGACAAATTTCTATGTAGCGAGGagacatataaaaaaagcatGGGGAATAAAGAGaaagttaataaaaatataactaaGAATGAATTCAATGATGAAATAGGTATTTTACATATTGATAAACAAGATTTAAGAGATATAAAAACcagaaaatatagaaaataa
- a CDS encoding putative SP-containing protein, which produces MIKTLLFLSSACIKYSRCESNQDNEVDKKQDDVTEIQLEDFIYQVAGFPNWPYKNREVNRCWKKEPYCKPKCDPFVKRRIYEKEKPRWYPNCEPVCRPKWYSKYEPVCNKKWYNKWEPECKQRWYKKWEPECRPKYKHHKERRWEPKCKPVREDSSSHKTEYSYSRSSSSSDEYRHHEKKYYVDCKESSKPVCRSCSESDEGEYRAMGYKKNDYKKVRPVCKPVCEPVHKEKKHHRKVNYKHKWEPKCKPVCVPKKRRVRYEPKCKPVCEKKVEYSSESKEHSEHSSYSSSSSSSSSSSCSEYKNKHHVRPVCKPVCEPVGTYRIMGHRKHKRNACKPKCVPVKKRTETVRYECEPEVNCSTVCEPHCDPVLLKKRRHHKIKKVVRRDLREIIGLIRTVIQQGAFEINKASKFFAEEVKSKLLEGLSLIIKSKACAVTGDVRKLEQRIIDVVIEINKNILRDVDGLIALTNDELLENIINIVNSAQTSFLADIAALVAVTVVTPLIQPLASVLAIVDTNFGGDFINTPQAFKKLAQAERTGIERIVKENKNHGVRELVKLFKEFEEELCKQFASLTEDEVVLIKNIIDQNARKLIVDFEHILQQIGDGITVILKGRSCEFRPLLFGIEAGNVFGDEVHGDLLI; this is translated from the coding sequence ATGATTAAGACTCTTCTTTTCCTAAGCAGTGCTTGTATAAAATACAGCAGATGTGAATCAAATCAAGACAACGAAGTAGATAAGAAACAAGATGACGTAACAGAAATACAACttgaagattttatttatcagGTTGCCGGATTTCCTAATTGGCCATATAAAAATCGAGAAGTAAACCGTTGCTGGAAGAAAGAACCTTATTGCAAACCAAAGTGTGATCCATTTGTAAAACGAAGAATTTATGAGAAAGAAAAACCTAGATGGTATCCAAATTGTGAACCAGTATGTAGACCCAAATGGTATTCTAAATATGAACCAGTATGCAATAAGAAATGGTATAATAAATGGGAGCCCGAATGTAAACAAAGAtggtataaaaaatgggAACCAGAATGCAGaccaaaatataaacatcaTAAAGAAAGACGTTGGGAGCCTAAATGTAAACCAGTACGAGAAGATAGTTCATCACATAAAACTGAATACAGCTATAGTAGATCATCGTCCTCTTCTGATGAGTATAGACATCATGAGAAGAAATATTATGTCGATTGTAAAGAATCTTCTAAGCCTGTGTGTAGATCATGCAGCGAATCAGACGAAGGCGAGTATAGAGCAATgggatataaaaaaaatgattataaaaaagtaagGCCAGTATGTAAACCTGTATGCGAACCTGTtcataaagaaaagaaacacCACCGCAAAGttaattataaacataaatGGGAGCCTAAATGCAAACCTGTCTGTGTTCCTAAAAAGAGACGTGTAAGGTATGAGCCAAAATGCAAACCTGTCTGCGAGAAAAAAGTAGAATATTCATCTGAAAGCAAGGAACATAGTGAACATAGCAGTTATAGCAGCAGTAGTAGTAGTAGTAGCAGCAGCAGCTGTAGtgaatacaaaaataaacatcACGTAAGACCAGTCTGTAAACCGGTATGTGAACCCGTAGGGACTTATAGAATCATGGGACATAGAAAACACAAGCGTAATGCATGTAAACCAAAATGTGTACCAGTAAAGAAAAGAACAGAGACTGTTAGATACGAATGTGAGCCAGAAGTAAATTGCTCTACTGTATGCGAGCCACATTGCGATCCagtattattaaaaaagcgGAGGCACcacaaaataaagaaagtAGTTCGTAGAGATCTCCGTGAAATTATAGGACTAATACGCACAGTCATCCAACAAGGTGCATTTGAGATTAACAAAGCGTCTAAATTCTTCGCGGAAGAAGTAAAAAGCAAATTATTAGAAGGACTCTcgttaattataaaaagtaaagCCTGCGCTGTAACAGGAGACGTAAGGAAATTAGAACAAAGGATAATAGACGTAGttatagaaattaataagaaTATATTAAGGGATGTAGATGGACTTATAGCCTTAACAAATGATGAgttattagaaaatataataaacataGTAAACTCTGCACAGACTTCATTCCTAGCCGATATTGCTGCATTAGTCGCTGTAACTGTGGTCACTCCATTAATTCAGCCATTGGCGTCTGTATTGGCCATTGTAGATACAAACTTCGGAGGAGACTTCATCAATACACCACAAGCATTTAAGAAGTTAGCACAAGCCGAGAGAACAGGAATTGAAAGAATCGTCaaggaaaataaaaaccatGGAGTGCGTGAATTAGTTAAATTATTCAAAGAATTCGAGGAAGAACTCTGTAAGCAGTTCGCTTCACTAACTGAAGACGAAGTTGTgctaattaaaaatataatcgACCAGAATGCAAGGAAATTAATAGTAGACTTCGAACATATTCTACAGCAAATAGGAGACGGAATTACAGTCATATTAAAAGGAAGAAGTTGTGAGTTCCGTCCGTTACTGTTCGGAATAGAGGCTGGAAATGTCTTCGGTGATGAAGTGCACGGGGATCTgctaatataa
- a CDS encoding RNA-binding domain-containing protein: MERTKIKRDKIKKDHEDGKIKDKKRTHDDKIKAKEESKDKKRTHDRDDKTKYDRDDKKVKYEKDDKRTHDKDNKIHINTYVVNNLSYKETEETIKERFKKYGTVENVKLCYTKDQKFIGKAIITFKNRVKINEEITLGHKVLRIEKLKEKIVNDKRIFISRINKNISILEMRNIFKSHGVKPKDIRCRYETETKRNNGYCHITYNTAEEAKKFEEEWTRFKGKLGQETYYEYAQEKIKKRNKN, translated from the coding sequence ATGGAAAGAACCAAAATCAAAAGAGACAAGATCAAGAAAGATCATGAAGATGGAAAGATCAAAGACAAGAAAAGAACACATGACGATAAGATCAAAGCCAAAGAGGAAAGTAAAGACAAGAAAAGAACACATGACAGAGAtgataaaacaaaatacgACAGAGACGacaaaaaagtaaaatatgaaaaagatGATAAAAGAACACATGACAAAGACAACAAGatacatataaatacatatgTAGTAAACAATCTCTCATATAAAGAAACAGAAGAAACAATAAAAGAACGCTTTAAGAAATACGGAACAGTGGAAAATGTAAAACTCTGCTATACAAAAGATCAGAAATTCATAGGGAAGGCAATCATAACATTCAAAAACAGAgtgaaaataaatgaagaaattacACTGGGACATAAAGTACTAAGAATAGAAAAActaaaagagaaaataGTAAATGATAAAAGAATATTCATATCAAGAATCAATAAGAATATCAGTATCTTAGAAATGAggaatatatttaaaagtcATGGAGTAAAACCAAAAGATATAAGATGTAGATATGAGACAGAAACGAAAAGGAATAATGGGTACTGTCATATAACATATAATACAGCGGAAGAAGCGAAGAAATTTGAAGAAGAATGGACAAGATTCAAGGGAAAACTAGGACAAGAAACATACTACGAATATGCACAAGAAAAGATCAAAAAgcgaaataaaaattaa
- a CDS encoding 1-acyl-Sn-glycerol-3-phosphate acyltransferase, with the protein MIHILAAKIFCFLLILLLFTVCVFYIPIGYLISLVSVKWSIKITSVFSYCLWEICGWIFNMTYTVIEEPNKDTDETNKSNIIDKYLIISNHQAALDFMILNHLFPSHGTLKYLIKSQTKYYPIFYQIINLLKFIIVSRDYNKDKHNIKNIINLLLNNKIKNSIVIFPEGTRMNNINLKRSREYIANKNRNNQNILLNNVLYPRHKGFELIHEILVKHKYKIADLTFHNMNKMKLWEIFFTSKKGIIKYDLRIVDIEDVREPKEWLEESFIRKDRIIENMKRGN; encoded by the coding sequence ATGATTCATATCCTCGCTGCTAAGATCTTCTGTTTTCTTCttattcttcttttattcACTGTATGTGTCTTCTATATCCCTATAGGATATCTTATAAGTCTTGTCAGTGTCAAGTGGTCTATAAAGATCACTAGTGTCTTTTCATACTGTCTCTGGGAAATATGTGGATGGATATTTAACATGACATATACAGTAATAGAAGAGCCCAATAAAGATACAGATGAAActaataaatctaatattattgataaatACTTGATTATTTCTAATCATCAGGCGGCTTTAGATTTTATGATCTTAAATCATCTCTTTCCATCTCATGGCACTCTAAAATATCTCATAAAATCCCAGACAAAATATTACCCGATCTTCTACCAGATAATAAATCTACTAAAATTCATTATAGTATCACGAGattataataaagataaacacaatataaaaaatataataaatctaCTACTAAATAATAAGATAAAGAATAGTATAGTAATATTTCCAGAAGGAACAAGAATGaacaatataaatctaaaaagaTCAAGAGAATATATAGCCAATAAGAACAGGAATAATCAGAACATACTATTAAATAATGTACTATACCCAAGGCATAAAGGATTTGAACTAATACATGAAATATTAGTAAagcataaatataaaatagcAGATCTGACTTTTCATAATAtgaataaaatgaaattatgGGAAATATTCTTTACATCTAAGAAaggaataataaaatatgatcTGAGGATAGTAGACATAGAAGATGTAAGAGAACCAAAGGAATGGTTAGAGGAGAGttttataagaaaagaTCGAATAATAGAGAATATGAAACGAGGGAACTAA
- a CDS encoding ribosomal protein uL13, whose amino-acid sequence MHKHIVVDASNHVAGKLASKIAKFLLEGHKVTVLCTERSILTGPLDRSILKFKSFMNKRCRVNPRKGPFHHVLPSMRFKRIIRGMIPYKFHKGKEALKNLECHEGIPSEFINSERVMFPECLLKYCNKPGKKYCLLGELLVKFGWKHSKIVKELTDSILEKEKSWETTSEIEKIVESKEFQDELEKRLLSLK is encoded by the coding sequence ATGCATAAACATATTGTGGTAGATGCTTCAAATCATGTAGCAGGGAAACTCGCTTCTAAAATAGCCAAATTCCTCCTAGAAGGCCACAAAGTCACTGTCCTCTGCACTGAGAGATCTATCCTCACTGGACCCTTAGACAGGAGTATCCTCAAGTTCAAATCATTCATGAACAAGAGATGCCGAGTAAACCCAAGGAAAGGGCCTTTTCATCATGTTCTCCCTAGTATGAGATTCAAGAGAATTATAAGAGGAATGATCCCTTATAAATTCCATAAAGGGAAAGAAGCCCTTAAGAACTTAGAGTGCCATGAAGGGATACCAAGTGAGTTTATAAATTCTGAGAGAGTCATGTTCCCAGAGTGTCTACTGAAGTACTGTAATAAACCAGGAAAGAAGTACTGTCTCTTGGGGGAATTATTAGTGAAATTTGGGTGGAAACATAGTAAGATAGTTAAGGAATTGACAGATTCTATACTTGAGAAGGAGAAATCATGGGAGACTACTAGTGAGATTGAGAAGATAGTGGAGAGTAAGGAATTTCAAGATGAATTAGAGAAGAGACTCTTATCacttaaataa
- a CDS encoding SAC3 family protein, with the protein MNLEYIYRDLLQKREEKPEYSGYIERTLRGDVNKYERDILVKKYNRSSAGKSKAFPEDVRPISVLTSVLDYLLQFCDFSLESYKFLENRTRSIRLDISIQELECDRTIMILEKICRLLILYNYALYDNKEFEEYLNIEQIKKILGTLKELYNNKNKQGLSNNTHRSKNYQEFMGYYKLITFDDVLNTSDLSLTSKLSLFDNIKMAYTQNNLYRFFLLSRSTDFLSFCLLHTYYDKLRLKGIEIYSKCFIEKIDSSLINKLLFLSERELISLCNKTNIQLTQTSTTTSKEDVSTRHTRDNIRDIRDTNGILVDFKNKDLFDNEDILVKDRKISLMSPKMIHFGDLDYHIKRVLIGLWVEKTFISKKYTLAPVISRKKTKINIFTSREETEKDIFRIILKIYCKISTGVFSRDIKKRVNIFEKKKKIAKEMCHFILVSYIHHRINIICKKDNISSTTCNNNDNLAVVTDDSIFSAIFLNTLKKSNIMKYNPLLLQYKDISLNTLIKYRVSVFALNKKYHKDTEMKYNMLNKLIDTPQNCSKRIQEINNLIEKSKKIIRNKLNNLLENKSRIKQISILTHLIENGRNKDIRNEWIEKIDKKQRLENIEVYYEDGEMTY; encoded by the exons ATGAACTTAGAATATATTTACAGGGATCTCCTACAGAAAAGAGAAGAGAAGCCTGAGTACTCGGGA TACATAGAAAGGACTCTAAGGGGAGATGTCAATAAATATGAGAGAGACATTTTAGTGAAGAAGTACAACAGGTCATCAGCCGGGAAAAGCAAGGCTTTCCCCGAGGATGTCAGACCCATCAGTGTCCTGACTAGTGTCCTTGATTATCTCCTCCAGTTCTGTGACTTCAGTCTTGAGTCTTATAAGTTTCTTGAGAATAGGACTAGATCTATTAGACTTGATATTAGTATACAGGAATTAGAGTGTGATAGGACTATAATGATATTAGAGAAGATATGTagattattaatattgtataattatgctttatatgataataaaGAGTTTGaggaatatttaaatatagaaCAAATTAAGAAGATATTAGGGACACTTAAAGAGttatacaataataaaaataagcaAGGCTTATCTAATAATACTCATAgatctaaaaattatcaagaGTTCATGggttattataaattaattactTTTGATGATGTACTAAATACATCTGATTTGTCTCTCACTAGTAAGTTATCTCtttttgataatataaAGATGGCTTATACTCAGAATAATCTTTATAGATTCTTCTTGTTGTCTCGTTCTACTGACTTCTTAAGCTTCTGTCTCTTACACACGTATTATGACAAGCTGAGACTCAAAGGGATAGAAATCTACTCTAAGTGTTTTATAGAGAAGATAGACTCGTCATTGATCAACAAGTTACTCTTTTTATCTGAGAGGGAATTAATAAGTCTATGTAATAAGACCAACATACAACTAACCCAAACATCTACTACTACTAGTAAAGAAGATGTATCTACTAGACATACTAGAGATAATATTAGAGATATTAGAGATACTAATGGTATTTTAGTAGACTTCAAGAATAAAGATCTCTTTGATAATGAAgatattttagtaaaagATAGGAAGATTTCTCTTATGTCCCCTAAGATGATTCACTTTGGTGACTTGGACTATCACATAAAGAGAGTCCTCATTGGTCTCTGGGTAGAGAAGACATTTATTAGTAAGAAGTACACACTCGCTCCTGTGATAAGTAGGAAGAAGACtaagataaatatattcaCTAGTAGAGAAGAGACAGAGAAGGATATCTTCAGGATTATACTGAAGATATACTGTAAGATCAGTACGGGGGTATTTAGTAGAGACATAAAGAAGAGAGTGAATATATTTGagaaaaagaagaagataGCGAAAGAAATGTGTCATTTCATTCTGGTTTCATACATACACCATcgaattaatataatatgtaaaaaagataatataTCTAGTACTACATGTAATAATAATGACAATCTGGCGGTTGTTACTGATGACTCAATATTCTCGGCCATATTCCTTAATACTCTTAAGAAGAGTAATATTATGAAATATAATCCCCTACTCTTACAGTACAAGGATATCTCCCTGAATAcacttataaaatacagAGTCAGTGTATTCGCCCTGAACAAGAAATACCACAAAGATACagaaatgaaatataaCATGCTTAATAAACTAATAGACACTCCACAGAACTGTAGTAAGAGGATCCAAGAGATAAATAATCTAATAGAGAAAAGTAAGAagataataagaaataaactCAATAATCTACTTGAGAATAAGAGCagaataaaacaaatatcaATATTGACACACTTGATAGAAAATGGGAGGAATAAAGATATAAGAAATGAGTGGATAGAGAAAATAGATAAGAAACAGAGACTAGAGAATATAGAAGTGTATTATGAAGATGGGGAGAtgacatattaa
- a CDS encoding SAC3 family protein, with protein MNLEYIYRDLLQKREEKPEYSGYIERTLRGDVNKYERDILVKKYNRSSAGKSKAFPEDVRPISVLTSVLDYLLQFCDFSLESYKFLENRTRSIRLDISIQELECDRTIMILEKICRLLILYNYALYDNKEFEEYLNIEQIKKILGTLKELYNNKNKQGLSNNTHRSKNYQEFMGYYKLITFDDVLNTSDLSLTSKLSLFDNIKMAYTQNNLYRFFLLSRSTDFLSFCLLHTYYDKLRLKGIEIYSKCFIEKIDSSLINKLLFLSERELISLCNKTNIQLTQTSTTTSKEDRY; from the exons ATGAACTTAGAATATATTTACAGGGATCTCCTACAGAAAAGAGAAGAGAAGCCTGAGTACTCGGGA TACATAGAAAGGACTCTAAGGGGAGATGTCAATAAATATGAGAGAGACATTTTAGTGAAGAAGTACAACAGGTCATCAGCCGGGAAAAGCAAGGCTTTCCCCGAGGATGTCAGACCCATCAGTGTCCTGACTAGTGTCCTTGATTATCTCCTCCAGTTCTGTGACTTCAGTCTTGAGTCTTATAAGTTTCTTGAGAATAGGACTAGATCTATTAGACTTGATATTAGTATACAGGAATTAGAGTGTGATAGGACTATAATGATATTAGAGAAGATATGTagattattaatattgtataattatgctttatatgataataaaGAGTTTGaggaatatttaaatatagaaCAAATTAAGAAGATATTAGGGACACTTAAAGAGttatacaataataaaaataagcaAGGCTTATCTAATAATACTCATAgatctaaaaattatcaagaGTTCATGggttattataaattaattactTTTGATGATGTACTAAATACATCTGATTTGTCTCTCACTAGTAAGTTATCTCtttttgataatataaAGATGGCTTATACTCAGAATAATCTTTATAGATTCTTCTTGTTGTCTCGTTCTACTGACTTCTTAAGCTTCTGTCTCTTACACACGTATTATGACAAGCTGAGACTCAAAGGGATAGAAATCTACTCTAAGTGTTTTATAGAGAAGATAGACTCGTCATTGATCAACAAGTTACTCTTTTTATCTGAGAGGGAATTAATAAGTCTATGTAATAAGACCAACATACAACTAACCCAAACATCTACTACTACTAGTAAAGAAGAT AGATACTAA